The Pseudoliparis swirei isolate HS2019 ecotype Mariana Trench chromosome 1, NWPU_hadal_v1, whole genome shotgun sequence genome has a window encoding:
- the tent5bb gene encoding terminal nucleotidyltransferase 5Bb produces MSSADAAEQSRRVSVLCWDQVQRLDAILGESVPIHGRGNFPTLSVQPRQIVQVVRARLEERGVAVTDVKLNGSAASHVLHQDNGLGYKDLDLIFGLRLPDDKTFRVVKDVVLGCLVDFLPEGVCRERISAVALKEAYVQKLVKVCKETDRWSLISLSNNTGKNVELKFVDSLRRPFEFSVDSFQITLDSLLLFDRCSERPMSESFHPTVQGESMYGDFEEALGHLRTRTIATRNPEEIRGGGLLKYCHLLVRGFRPSSETQMKRMQRYMCSRFFIDFPDINVQHRKLEAYLQNHFAGMEHKRYEFLVTLRRVVDESTVCLMGHERRQTLALISALALRVMAEHNAIPALANVTCYYQPAAYVRDVNFSNYYVAQVQSHLATWNAYQTWLPCS; encoded by the exons ATGTCCTCCGCCGATGCCGCGGAGCAGAGCCGGCGGGTCAGCGTGCTGTGTTGGGATCAGGTGCAGCGGTTGGACGCCATCCTCGGGGAGAGCGTCCCGATCCACGGCCGAGGAAACTTCCCCACGCTGTCGGTGCAGCCGCGGCAGATCGTGCAG GTGGTCCGGGCTCGACTGGAGGAACGGGGCGTGGCGGTGACCGACGTGAAGCTCAACGGCTCCGCGGCGAGCCACGTGCTCCACCAGGACAACGGCCTCGGCTACAAGGACCTGGACCTGATCTTTGGCCTGCGTCTGCCCGACGACAAAACCTTCCGCGTGGTGAAGGACGTGGTTCTGGGCTGCCTGGTGGACTTCCTGCCCGAAGGCGTGTGCCGGGAGCGGATCAGCGCCGTCGCCCTGAAGGAGGCGTACGTGCAGAAGCTGGTGAAGGTCTGCAAAGAGACGGACCGCTGGAGCCTCATCTCGCTGTCCAACAACACCGGCAAGAACGTGGAGCTGAAGTTCGTGGACTCCCTGCGGCGGCCCTTCGAGTTCAGCGTCGACTCCTTCCAGATCACGCTGGACTCGCTGCTGCTCTTCGACCGCTGCTCGGAGCGGCCCATGTCCGAGAGCTTCCACCCGACGGTGCAGGGCGAGAGCATGTACGGGGACTTCGAGGAGGCCCTGGGCCACCTGCGCACCCGGACGATCGCCACCCGCAACCCGGAGGAGATCCGCGGCGGCGGGCTCCTCAAGTACTGCCACCTGCTGGTGCGCGGCTTCCGGCCGTCGTCCGAGACGCAGATGAAGCGGATGCAGCGCTACATGTGCTCGCGCTTCTTCATCGACTTCCCCGACATCAACGTGCAGCACCGCAAGCTGGAGGCGTACCTGCAGAACCACTTCGCGGGCATGGAGCACAAGCGCTACGAGTTCCTGGTGACGCTGCGGCGGGTGGTGGACGAGAGCACCGTGTGCCTGATGGGCCACGAGCGCCGGCAGACGCTGGCGCTCATCTCCGCCCTGGCGCTGCGCGTCATGGCCGAGCATAACGCCATCCCCGCGCTGGCCAACGTCACCTGCTACTACCAGCCCGCCGCCTACGTCCGAGACGTCAACTTCAGCAACTACTACGTGGCGCAAGTTCAGTCCCACCTGGCGACGTGGAACGCTTATCAGACGTGGCTGCCTTGCAGTTGA